A genomic window from Arthrobacter sp. FW305-BF8 includes:
- a CDS encoding EAL domain-containing protein, whose amino-acid sequence MSWDDNSLHALTNSLPTGWGAQAALPGDMGEISVRWQAQQIITELLAETDPASAWPRAQLRALFEAYPDNPEHVLLEHLTATTELANAENSAIPVGVSTQNLAAPEPVPFTRRSRNRIEAILADKMLMTAFQPIRRLPAGHVIGVEALTRFVTDDGASADHWFNEAQSVGLGTDLEFAALHRALAAAQAVPDHMFIALNLTPATCADPRIPGLLEHSQLAMDRIVIDLNGPVLPQQYAPLTAAIAPLRRLGLRIAVNGAEVGFTSMDQVIELHPDIIKLDRTFIAGIEDSPGQRLRAAAMGELARHVDAVIGAQGVETPEELEAVTELGMTAAQGYLLGRPSVHPLDWNAWIRSESETAASGPAS is encoded by the coding sequence ATGTCATGGGATGACAACTCCCTGCACGCATTGACAAACTCACTACCCACGGGCTGGGGGGCCCAGGCAGCGCTGCCGGGGGACATGGGGGAAATCAGTGTGCGCTGGCAAGCCCAGCAGATCATTACCGAACTGCTCGCCGAAACAGATCCGGCCAGCGCATGGCCCCGCGCCCAGTTGCGGGCCCTGTTCGAAGCCTATCCGGATAATCCCGAACACGTGCTGCTCGAGCACCTCACCGCCACCACAGAGCTGGCCAACGCCGAAAACAGTGCCATCCCGGTGGGCGTCTCCACCCAGAACCTGGCGGCTCCCGAGCCGGTGCCCTTCACCCGGCGCAGCAGGAACCGGATTGAAGCCATCCTTGCCGACAAGATGCTGATGACCGCGTTCCAGCCGATCCGCCGGCTTCCCGCGGGGCACGTGATCGGCGTCGAGGCCCTGACCCGGTTCGTCACCGACGATGGTGCCAGCGCGGACCACTGGTTCAACGAGGCCCAATCCGTGGGGCTGGGCACCGACCTTGAATTTGCGGCACTGCACCGGGCCCTTGCTGCGGCGCAGGCCGTGCCGGATCACATGTTCATCGCACTGAACCTGACACCGGCAACATGCGCGGACCCAAGGATCCCGGGGTTGCTTGAACATTCCCAGCTGGCCATGGACCGGATCGTCATCGACCTTAATGGCCCTGTTCTTCCGCAGCAGTACGCGCCGCTGACGGCCGCCATCGCTCCCCTGCGGCGCCTTGGGCTGCGGATCGCAGTGAACGGCGCAGAGGTCGGCTTCACGTCGATGGACCAGGTCATTGAACTGCACCCGGACATCATCAAGCTGGACCGGACCTTCATCGCCGGCATCGAGGACTCCCCGGGCCAGCGCCTGAGGGCCGCCGCCATGGGTGAACTCGCCCGCCACGTTGACGCCGTCATCGGCGCCCAGGGCGTCGAGACTCCCGAGGAACTTGAGGCCGTGACCGAACTTGGCATGACGGCTGCGCAGGGCTACCTGCTGGGCCGGCCCTCCGTCCACCCGCTGGACTGGAATGCCTGGATCCGTTCGGAGAGCGAGACGGCCGCCAGCGGCCCTGCCTCCTGA
- a CDS encoding PLP-dependent cysteine synthase family protein — translation MTTVTGSGHQPRHVAPIVDSGADADVVLARVGNTPLVPLNVLSRGLGSTVFVKLESENPGGSIKDRTALSMVRAAERSGELQPGGTIVESTSGNTGIGLALIGALTGHPVVVVTGDSISSEKLDALNRYEARVVFTDWSAPSDSPDNARAVAARITAEIPGAWRPLQFDNPANPRAHYEGTAPEIWEQTAGRVTHFVAGVGTGGTITGNGRYLKEKSGGHVEVIGADPYGSVYSGGHPGPILVDGVGNSWPKPDWPKVFDRGLLDRFLRIPNDEVYTTLHRLLNDEGLSLGPSSGLTVAAAVRVARAAPHGSVVVAIAPDTGSNYQSKAFNPVWLADNHIRLAADLAED, via the coding sequence ATGACCACCGTGACGGGAAGCGGCCACCAGCCGAGGCATGTGGCGCCGATCGTGGATTCGGGCGCAGACGCCGACGTTGTGCTGGCCCGGGTGGGGAACACCCCGCTGGTGCCGCTGAACGTGCTGAGCCGCGGGCTGGGGAGCACCGTGTTCGTCAAGCTTGAATCGGAGAACCCCGGCGGTTCCATCAAGGACCGGACAGCTCTGAGCATGGTCCGGGCGGCCGAGCGGAGCGGCGAGCTGCAGCCCGGCGGCACCATCGTGGAGAGCACCTCCGGAAACACGGGAATCGGGCTCGCCCTGATCGGGGCGCTGACGGGACATCCGGTGGTGGTGGTCACCGGTGATTCCATCTCCTCCGAAAAGCTGGACGCCCTCAACAGGTACGAGGCGCGGGTGGTGTTTACGGACTGGAGCGCGCCCTCGGACTCGCCGGACAATGCGCGGGCGGTCGCGGCCCGGATCACGGCCGAAATTCCCGGCGCATGGCGTCCGCTGCAGTTCGACAACCCGGCCAACCCGCGGGCGCACTACGAGGGGACGGCGCCGGAAATCTGGGAGCAGACGGCCGGCCGGGTTACGCACTTCGTCGCCGGTGTGGGCACCGGCGGCACCATCACCGGGAACGGACGGTACCTCAAGGAGAAGTCCGGCGGGCACGTGGAGGTGATCGGCGCCGACCCCTACGGTTCGGTATACAGCGGCGGGCATCCGGGCCCGATTCTGGTGGACGGTGTGGGCAACTCCTGGCCCAAGCCCGACTGGCCGAAGGTCTTCGACCGCGGCCTGCTGGACCGGTTCCTGCGAATTCCGAATGACGAGGTGTACACCACGCTGCACCGCCTGCTCAACGACGAAGGCCTGTCCCTCGGGCCGTCGTCGGGACTGACGGTGGCGGCAGCAGTCCGGGTGGCCAGGGCGGCACCGCACGGGTCAGTGGTGGTGGCCATCGCCCCGGACACCGGCAGCAACTACCAGAGCAAGGCCTTCAACCCGGTGTGGCTGGCGGACAACCACATCCGCCTGGCCGCCGACCTGGCGGAGGACTAG
- a CDS encoding aromatic amino acid ammonia-lyase, which translates to MDGRGGLVSGVRLGTFLIGTAHIRADDVAAAAADPAVEVVLSADALDLVGLSREVVQAAIDSGHRVYGLNTLLGSGRDTAVEQESILDFQLQVVRYHHSGVGALLDRDQVRALILARLIGFTRGGSGVRPETARFYSDLLNRGVVPAVPRDGSVGSSDLTQLAAVAAVAIGEGQALAPDGGLLDGAAALAAAGLDPLVLAPGEALALVSANSYSIGAGVLELRRIRWLADLADTALALSLEATARYDGGGNLSPFSPAVQSAKAVDGQRVSAANVRRLVRGGWLEDPRRQVSVQDALSFRAAPQTHGAFRAQVAALAVALEVELNGRGDNPLTDVASGRMVSGGNFQPMQLALAFEALRLGLAHVGISSERRIAKLYPPQRLIRQLNLDAARAGTPLASEDLPGLLWYSAAGLLAELKFLAAPATLGAPTLSADVEDHSTLAPLALQQLQRSVEAAAKLLTIEALTASYLLAEAQGTDLRETEIRELGAGTGAVVARLSELLAGQLPAAVLVDSARTALGDLLAGLPELGTPDPDAPDDAGPGAGVPDGRPGDGGGES; encoded by the coding sequence ATGGATGGGCGCGGCGGACTGGTGTCCGGCGTCCGGCTCGGCACCTTCCTGATCGGAACGGCACACATCCGTGCCGACGACGTGGCTGCCGCGGCGGCCGATCCCGCAGTGGAGGTGGTCCTCAGCGCCGACGCCCTCGATCTCGTGGGCCTGTCCCGCGAGGTGGTGCAGGCGGCCATCGATTCCGGGCACCGGGTCTACGGCCTGAACACCCTGCTCGGCTCCGGCCGGGATACCGCCGTGGAGCAGGAATCCATTCTCGACTTTCAGCTGCAGGTGGTGCGCTACCACCACAGCGGCGTCGGCGCGCTGCTGGACCGGGATCAAGTCCGGGCCCTGATCCTGGCCAGGCTCATCGGATTCACGCGGGGCGGCTCGGGGGTGCGCCCGGAAACTGCGCGCTTTTATTCCGATCTGCTCAACAGGGGCGTGGTGCCGGCCGTTCCGCGCGACGGGTCCGTCGGCTCGTCCGACCTCACCCAGCTGGCGGCGGTTGCCGCCGTCGCCATCGGCGAGGGGCAGGCGCTAGCTCCCGACGGCGGCCTGCTGGACGGCGCGGCGGCGCTCGCCGCTGCCGGGCTGGACCCGCTGGTCCTTGCGCCGGGCGAGGCCCTGGCACTGGTCAGCGCCAACTCGTACTCGATCGGTGCCGGCGTGCTGGAACTCCGCCGCATCCGGTGGCTCGCCGATTTGGCGGACACCGCGCTGGCGCTCTCGCTTGAGGCCACCGCAAGGTACGACGGCGGCGGGAACCTCAGCCCCTTTTCGCCGGCCGTGCAGTCGGCCAAGGCGGTTGACGGCCAGCGCGTCTCGGCGGCCAATGTCCGGCGCCTGGTGCGCGGCGGCTGGCTGGAGGACCCGCGGCGGCAGGTGTCGGTCCAGGACGCCCTGTCCTTCCGCGCGGCGCCGCAAACGCACGGTGCGTTCCGGGCCCAGGTGGCCGCCTTGGCCGTGGCGCTCGAAGTGGAGCTGAACGGCCGGGGCGACAACCCGCTGACGGATGTGGCTTCGGGCCGGATGGTGTCCGGTGGAAACTTTCAGCCCATGCAGCTCGCCCTGGCGTTCGAGGCGCTGCGGCTGGGACTCGCCCATGTCGGAATCAGCAGCGAGCGGCGGATCGCCAAGCTCTATCCGCCGCAGCGCCTGATCCGGCAGCTCAACCTCGATGCGGCCCGGGCCGGCACGCCACTCGCGTCCGAGGACCTGCCGGGACTGCTCTGGTACTCGGCCGCCGGCCTGCTGGCGGAGCTGAAATTCCTTGCGGCACCTGCCACGCTCGGAGCCCCTACCCTGTCCGCGGACGTGGAAGACCACTCCACGCTGGCCCCGCTGGCACTCCAGCAGCTGCAGCGCTCTGTGGAGGCTGCCGCCAAACTCCTCACCATCGAGGCGTTGACGGCTTCCTACCTGTTGGCGGAGGCGCAGGGCACCGACCTGCGGGAGACGGAAATCCGGGAGCTCGGGGCAGGAACCGGCGCCGTCGTGGCGCGGCTGTCGGAACTGCTGGCCGGTCAACTGCCGGCGGCGGTACTGGTTGACAGTGCGCGTACGGCGCTGGGGGATTTGCTGGCCGGACTGCCGGAACTTGGGACACCGGATCCGGACGCTCCGGACGACGCGGGCCCCGGTGCCGGTGTTCCGGATGGCCGCCCGGGCGATGGGGGAGGAGAATCATGA
- a CDS encoding NtaA/DmoA family FMN-dependent monooxygenase (This protein belongs to a clade of FMN-dependent monooxygenases, within a broader family of flavin-dependent oxidoreductases, the luciferase-like monooxygenase (LMM) family, some of whose members use coenzyme F420 rather than FMN.) produces the protein MLHFGWFVGHGFGVQGWGTPGYGIGYDWRKPAPYQHAVREFERAGLDLFIIEDSLTVPDTYGGSAEVSLAQASFAPKHDPLALVPYLLSATEHLGIVPTISASFYPPFTAARLLATLQHFSNGQLGWNVVTSGSDLAAQNYGLDQQIEHDLRYEKAEEFVDVVRKLWRSWEPDAIREDTRAGIFADHTKVRPIHHEGEFFKVRGPLNTAPLPEEPVLVQAGASPRGKAFAGANADVAIALARGADGMKAYRDSIRAEAAAAGRNPDDVKVLFVLKPTVTGSKAEAEELRAARRELTQRDIDSQLNSISYLSVIDFKQFDLDAPLPELSTNSNQGTLEHFSKAAPPGSTLRQILQARSGGAGDSIIGTAEEIADHLEETGAAVGGDGFLFSGFVDPATVHGVLDRLAPVLRRRGLLRTSYGDGGFRRNLLDF, from the coding sequence ATGCTGCACTTTGGATGGTTTGTGGGCCATGGCTTCGGGGTCCAGGGCTGGGGGACGCCCGGCTACGGAATCGGCTACGACTGGAGGAAGCCCGCCCCCTACCAGCATGCAGTCCGCGAGTTTGAGCGGGCGGGGCTGGACCTGTTCATCATCGAGGACTCCCTCACCGTTCCGGACACTTACGGCGGCAGTGCGGAGGTCTCGCTGGCTCAGGCGTCTTTCGCGCCGAAGCACGATCCGCTGGCCCTGGTGCCGTATCTGCTCTCCGCCACGGAACACCTCGGCATTGTGCCCACCATCAGCGCCTCCTTCTATCCGCCGTTCACCGCCGCCCGGCTGCTGGCCACGCTGCAGCACTTCTCCAACGGGCAGCTGGGCTGGAACGTGGTGACCTCCGGCAGCGACCTTGCCGCGCAGAACTACGGACTGGACCAGCAGATCGAGCATGACCTCCGCTACGAGAAGGCCGAGGAGTTCGTGGACGTCGTGCGCAAGCTCTGGCGCAGCTGGGAACCGGATGCCATCCGGGAGGACACCCGGGCAGGAATCTTTGCGGACCACACCAAGGTCCGGCCGATCCACCACGAGGGGGAGTTCTTCAAGGTTCGGGGACCGCTAAACACGGCCCCGCTGCCGGAGGAGCCGGTGCTCGTTCAGGCCGGGGCATCCCCGCGGGGCAAGGCCTTCGCCGGTGCGAACGCCGACGTTGCGATCGCCCTGGCCCGCGGCGCCGACGGCATGAAGGCGTACCGGGACTCCATCCGCGCCGAGGCAGCCGCGGCCGGCCGTAATCCTGACGACGTCAAGGTGCTGTTCGTCCTCAAACCCACCGTGACTGGCTCCAAGGCTGAAGCGGAGGAGCTGCGGGCCGCGCGCCGGGAGCTCACGCAGCGGGACATCGACAGTCAGCTCAACTCGATCTCCTACCTGTCCGTTATCGACTTCAAGCAGTTCGACCTCGACGCGCCCCTCCCCGAGCTCAGCACCAACAGCAACCAGGGCACCCTGGAGCACTTCTCCAAGGCCGCGCCCCCGGGTTCCACGCTGCGGCAGATCCTGCAGGCACGGAGCGGCGGCGCCGGCGACAGCATCATCGGCACCGCCGAGGAAATCGCCGACCACCTCGAGGAAACCGGGGCTGCAGTCGGCGGCGACGGGTTCCTCTTCTCCGGCTTCGTGGATCCGGCCACCGTTCACGGCGTGCTGGACAGGCTGGCGCCGGTGCTTCGCCGTCGGGGTCTGTTGCGGACAAGCTACGGCGATGGCGGCTTCCGCCGGAACCTGCTGGACTTCTAA
- a CDS encoding DUF1737 domain-containing protein codes for MSDAPAVATLPSQQDKPEEKLSYRLITGPDDRAFCERISAALAEGYVLHGSPAATFNGTGVIVAQALVLPAAIASADAAVATAVDRLDSDEDFAEEAYEGHA; via the coding sequence GTGTCAGACGCCCCCGCCGTTGCAACACTGCCATCCCAGCAGGATAAACCCGAGGAGAAGCTGTCCTACCGCCTGATCACGGGACCGGACGACCGTGCGTTCTGTGAGCGCATCTCGGCTGCCCTGGCCGAGGGCTACGTGCTGCACGGCAGCCCTGCCGCCACCTTCAACGGCACCGGCGTCATCGTGGCCCAGGCCCTCGTCCTGCCAGCCGCCATCGCCAGTGCAGATGCCGCCGTCGCCACCGCCGTTGACCGGCTGGACTCTGACGAGGACTTCGCCGAAGAAGCCTACGAGGGCCACGCATGA
- a CDS encoding rhodanese-like domain-containing protein, which yields MSYAGDLTPQDAWAKLEEGAILVDVRTEGEWAHIGVPETVSANSQRNDPLFIQWTFPGGIPNSDFVEQLKQQAPEDKSVELLFLCRSGQRSIGAAIAATQAGFTSYNVLEGFEGEPDRYGERTVNGWKNRGLPTNLGKN from the coding sequence ATGAGCTACGCCGGAGACCTCACCCCGCAGGACGCCTGGGCCAAGCTCGAAGAGGGCGCCATCCTGGTGGATGTGCGCACCGAGGGTGAATGGGCGCACATCGGCGTCCCGGAAACTGTATCCGCGAACAGCCAGCGCAACGATCCCCTGTTTATCCAATGGACTTTTCCCGGCGGCATTCCCAACTCCGACTTCGTCGAACAGCTGAAGCAGCAGGCGCCGGAGGACAAGAGCGTGGAGCTGCTTTTCCTGTGCCGCTCCGGCCAGCGCTCCATCGGCGCGGCAATCGCTGCCACCCAGGCGGGTTTCACCTCCTACAACGTGCTCGAAGGCTTCGAGGGCGAACCTGACCGCTACGGTGAGCGCACCGTGAACGGCTGGAAGAACCGCGGCCTGCCGACGAACCTGGGAAAGAACTAA
- a CDS encoding O-succinylhomoserine sulfhydrylase, whose protein sequence is MTFNHDAAGWSPDTQAVRGGLDRTNFQETTEPVFLNSGFVYESAAAAERAFTGEDERFVYSRYGNPSVATFQERLRLLEGTEACFATASGMSAVFTALGALLGAGDRVVASRSLFGSCFVILNEILPRWGVETVFVDGPDLEQWRAALSVPTTAVFFESPSNPMQEIVDIAAVSELAHAAGAKVVADNVFATPLLQRCGDLGADVVVYSGTKHIDGQGRVMGGAILGTKEFIDGPVKQLMRHTGPALSSFNAWVLTKGLETMALRVNHSSATALRLAEWLEAQPAVNWVKYPLLKSHPQYELAAKQMKAGGTVLTLELATTAGQSGKEAAFALLDALKIIDISNNLGDAKSLITHPATTTHRAMGPEGRAAIGLSDGVVRLSVGLEDADDLVADLEQALKQI, encoded by the coding sequence TTGACCTTTAATCACGACGCCGCCGGCTGGAGCCCCGACACCCAGGCCGTGCGCGGCGGGCTTGACCGCACCAATTTCCAAGAGACCACCGAACCCGTTTTCCTCAACTCCGGGTTCGTCTACGAGTCCGCCGCAGCCGCGGAGCGCGCCTTCACCGGCGAGGACGAACGCTTCGTCTACTCGCGCTACGGCAACCCGTCCGTGGCCACCTTCCAGGAACGGCTCCGCCTGCTCGAAGGCACCGAGGCGTGCTTTGCGACGGCGTCCGGAATGTCCGCCGTGTTCACCGCCTTGGGCGCCCTGCTCGGGGCCGGGGACCGCGTGGTCGCCAGCCGGTCCCTGTTCGGCTCCTGCTTCGTGATCCTCAACGAAATCCTGCCGCGCTGGGGCGTGGAGACGGTCTTCGTGGACGGTCCGGACCTCGAGCAGTGGCGGGCTGCCCTGTCGGTGCCCACCACAGCCGTCTTCTTCGAATCCCCGTCCAATCCCATGCAGGAAATCGTGGACATCGCGGCCGTCAGCGAACTCGCCCACGCCGCCGGCGCCAAGGTTGTGGCGGACAACGTCTTCGCCACCCCGCTGCTGCAGCGTTGCGGAGACCTCGGCGCGGACGTGGTGGTCTACTCCGGCACGAAGCACATCGACGGCCAGGGCCGGGTGATGGGCGGAGCCATCCTGGGCACCAAGGAATTCATCGACGGCCCGGTCAAGCAGCTCATGCGCCACACCGGCCCGGCCCTCTCCTCATTCAACGCCTGGGTCCTCACCAAGGGCCTGGAGACCATGGCGCTGCGCGTGAACCACTCGTCCGCCACGGCGCTGCGCCTGGCCGAATGGCTCGAGGCCCAGCCCGCCGTCAATTGGGTGAAGTACCCGCTGCTCAAGTCGCACCCGCAGTACGAACTGGCGGCCAAGCAGATGAAGGCCGGCGGCACCGTCCTCACGCTGGAGCTTGCGACGACGGCCGGCCAGTCGGGCAAGGAGGCCGCCTTCGCGCTGCTGGACGCCCTGAAGATCATCGACATCTCCAACAACTTGGGCGACGCCAAGTCGCTGATCACCCACCCCGCCACCACGACGCACCGGGCCATGGGACCGGAAGGACGTGCCGCGATCGGGCTCAGCGATGGAGTGGTGCGGCTGTCCGTCGGCCTGGAGGACGCGGATGACCTTGTCGCGGACCTGGAGCAGGCTCTCAAGCAGATCTGA
- a CDS encoding YegP family protein, translating into MAGVFEVFVDAESQFRFRLKAPDGSVLAISAPFQDKRAAAAGIADVRECAGTGLITDLSAAAAPATKSAPVTESAPVQPAVSAPAPSPAPTQVLPARSDHRRQGFGKKRTSSEAPGSPLCRPAAAAEPARWTGAA; encoded by the coding sequence ATGGCCGGAGTATTCGAAGTTTTTGTTGACGCAGAGTCCCAGTTCCGGTTCCGGCTGAAGGCCCCCGATGGATCGGTACTGGCTATCTCCGCACCCTTCCAGGACAAGCGCGCGGCCGCGGCCGGCATCGCCGACGTACGCGAATGCGCCGGGACGGGGCTCATCACGGACCTCTCGGCCGCGGCAGCTCCGGCGACCAAGTCTGCCCCGGTGACAGAGTCCGCTCCGGTTCAGCCGGCCGTATCGGCCCCAGCGCCTTCGCCTGCGCCTACCCAGGTTCTCCCGGCACGGTCCGACCACCGCAGGCAGGGATTCGGCAAGAAGCGTACGTCCTCGGAGGCTCCCGGTTCGCCGCTGTGCAGGCCGGCGGCAGCTGCCGAGCCGGCCCGGTGGACCGGGGCGGCCTGA
- a CDS encoding AMP-binding protein: MTTQLDFARVPFAADLAGYGDRPAVLTDNSTLTYRDLARRVDALALRLGTQRRLVALAAANDVDSLVAYLAALVGGHPLILLPEDKPAALESLVAAYDPDVVLRSAGGETVFEERRPGTRHELHPDLALLLSTSGSTGSPKLVRLSAANLQANAESIAEYLSIGPADRAATTLPMSYCYGLSVINSHLLRGAGLVLTNLSVVDPCFWELFRTGGATSFAAVPYTFELLERVGFAEMTLPGLRYVTQAGGRLAPERVQGYAELGRRKGWELFVMYGQTEATARMAYLPPALAAEHPGAIGIPVPGGAFRIEPVPGLEHGELVYTGPNVMLGYAETPEDLGTGRTVHELRTGDLARRHPAGVYEVVGRRSRFVKIVGLRVDLGQVERILADLGVQSASAGTDQGLVVAVEGSHDTRLLSKVLAQGIGLPRTALELHAVEHLPRLATGKVDYPAVLALSTPAPSDLPPSGAGPDGPGTDGSGTDSVRRIFRDTLERTDIGDGDTFVSLGGDSLSYVATSVRLEQLLGHLPPDWHVRPVRDLEQRPGTKPAGAMRRFFAPIETSIVLRAVAIVLIVGTHAGLVKWPGMAHVLMAVAGYNFARFQLSGERLPRFKRQLTSVARVALPSMTFIGAACLITDRYTLANVLLLNSVVGPEAVTTQWHFWFIEVLVYILLGMTALLAIPWADRAERRFPLLFPLALTGLALLSRYDIVDPGIPHPSPTLWLFVLGWAIARTRTVVQRCAVSVLAILTVPGCFFGDTNRELTLVAGILLLTWLPTLSVPGGLQRLTVLLASASLYAYLVHWLVYPLLAATSPGLAVAASLAAGIAYWALCTRAMGLLSRGHRRSFRGRLRRAKAHSS; encoded by the coding sequence GTGACCACGCAGCTTGATTTCGCGCGGGTGCCCTTCGCCGCCGATCTGGCGGGTTACGGGGACAGGCCCGCCGTTCTTACCGACAATTCCACTCTCACCTACCGGGACCTGGCCCGCAGGGTTGATGCCCTCGCCCTCCGGCTGGGAACGCAGCGGCGCCTCGTGGCGCTGGCCGCAGCGAACGACGTCGACTCGCTGGTGGCGTATCTCGCCGCCCTGGTCGGCGGCCACCCGCTGATCCTGCTGCCGGAGGACAAGCCGGCGGCACTCGAGTCCCTGGTGGCCGCCTATGACCCCGACGTCGTGCTGCGCTCAGCTGGCGGAGAGACCGTGTTTGAGGAGCGCAGGCCCGGAACCAGGCACGAACTCCATCCGGACCTCGCGCTGCTGCTCAGCACGTCCGGTTCCACGGGTTCGCCGAAGCTGGTGCGCCTGTCCGCCGCCAATCTGCAGGCCAATGCCGAGTCGATTGCCGAGTACCTGAGCATCGGCCCGGCAGACCGCGCCGCGACCACCCTGCCGATGTCCTACTGCTACGGGCTGTCCGTAATCAACAGCCACCTGCTTCGCGGTGCGGGCCTGGTGCTCACAAACCTTTCCGTTGTTGACCCGTGCTTCTGGGAGCTTTTCCGAACCGGCGGGGCAACGTCGTTCGCGGCGGTGCCGTACACCTTCGAGCTGCTGGAGCGGGTGGGCTTTGCCGAGATGACCTTGCCCGGCCTGCGGTATGTCACGCAGGCCGGAGGCCGGCTCGCCCCCGAGCGCGTGCAGGGCTATGCCGAGCTCGGCCGCCGGAAGGGGTGGGAACTGTTCGTCATGTACGGCCAGACCGAAGCGACCGCGCGGATGGCCTACCTTCCGCCCGCGCTGGCCGCCGAGCACCCAGGCGCCATCGGCATCCCGGTTCCCGGCGGTGCCTTCCGCATTGAGCCGGTTCCCGGCCTCGAGCACGGCGAGCTCGTCTACACCGGACCCAACGTTATGCTCGGCTACGCGGAGACACCGGAGGATCTCGGCACCGGCCGCACGGTCCACGAACTCCGCACCGGCGATCTGGCCCGGAGGCACCCCGCCGGCGTCTACGAAGTGGTGGGGCGGCGCAGCCGGTTCGTCAAGATCGTTGGCCTCCGGGTCGATCTCGGCCAGGTGGAGCGCATCCTGGCCGACCTCGGGGTACAGTCCGCGAGCGCCGGCACCGACCAGGGACTTGTGGTCGCCGTCGAGGGCAGCCACGACACCCGGCTGCTGTCCAAGGTCCTCGCCCAGGGCATCGGGCTGCCCCGTACGGCCCTCGAGCTGCACGCCGTCGAGCATCTCCCGCGTCTGGCAACCGGAAAAGTGGACTACCCGGCGGTCCTGGCGCTCTCAACACCAGCGCCCTCTGATTTACCGCCGTCCGGGGCCGGGCCGGACGGCCCAGGAACGGACGGCTCCGGAACAGACAGTGTGCGGCGGATCTTCCGGGACACCCTGGAGCGCACGGACATCGGCGACGGCGACACGTTCGTCTCGCTCGGCGGCGACTCGCTGTCCTATGTCGCCACGTCCGTCCGCCTGGAACAGCTGCTGGGGCACCTCCCGCCGGACTGGCACGTGAGGCCGGTCCGCGACCTGGAACAGCGCCCGGGGACAAAGCCCGCCGGCGCGATGCGGCGGTTCTTTGCTCCGATCGAGACCAGCATCGTGCTGCGGGCCGTGGCCATTGTGCTCATCGTCGGAACCCACGCGGGGCTGGTGAAGTGGCCGGGTATGGCCCATGTCCTTATGGCGGTGGCCGGCTACAACTTCGCCCGGTTCCAGCTCAGCGGGGAACGGCTTCCCCGGTTCAAGCGCCAGCTCACCAGCGTCGCCAGGGTGGCGCTGCCCAGCATGACGTTCATCGGAGCGGCCTGCCTGATCACCGACCGGTATACGCTGGCCAATGTCCTGCTCCTGAACTCCGTGGTCGGCCCCGAAGCTGTGACCACACAGTGGCACTTCTGGTTCATCGAGGTGCTGGTCTACATCCTCCTGGGCATGACGGCCCTGCTCGCCATACCCTGGGCGGACCGGGCGGAGCGGCGGTTCCCGCTGCTCTTTCCGCTTGCCCTTACTGGCCTCGCGCTGCTCTCGCGCTACGACATCGTGGATCCCGGTATACCCCACCCGTCGCCGACCCTGTGGCTGTTCGTCCTGGGTTGGGCCATTGCCCGGACCCGGACGGTGGTTCAGCGGTGTGCGGTGTCAGTCCTCGCGATCCTCACGGTCCCCGGGTGCTTCTTCGGGGATACTAACCGTGAGCTGACGCTTGTTGCCGGAATCCTGCTGCTCACCTGGCTGCCCACCCTCTCCGTGCCAGGGGGGCTGCAGCGCCTGACGGTGCTTCTGGCCAGCGCTTCCCTCTACGCGTACCTCGTGCACTGGCTGGTCTACCCGCTGCTGGCCGCGACCAGCCCCGGCCTTGCCGTGGCGGCGTCCCTGGCGGCCGGGATTGCGTACTGGGCGCTGTGCACGCGCGCCATGGGTTTGTTGAGCCGGGGCCACCGGCGGTCGTTCCGGGGAAGGCTCAGGCGGGCCAAGGCGCACAGCTCCTGA